The following coding sequences lie in one Palaemon carinicauda isolate YSFRI2023 chromosome 7, ASM3689809v2, whole genome shotgun sequence genomic window:
- the LOC137643965 gene encoding transcription activator GAGA-like has translation MAIANAVQVTAPSDRPMKCPLCMSIIKQARNLRRHVLKRHLPAARRGEITEADVKIVLERSLKAITVTPLTEDELRQVQQRVRKKGKGRKKKGVASLPAGVNGSNINETEVTIRKLPHKKGKKDKSGNQSAANTNNTGIIGDGGNREDILQEALAARDKDMTGQGVMDLATGQQQLPPISVVVSHTAPSGGQMTQPMSLTVTQTASGVHARIPAEAALGAGVRLQADSPLPLHRDLPVMTPMAFEPQVTISEGMITYHTTSPSQVPAQTTSAAPACYTPTSYWAPTGMPGLSPGTFQAHQSVFAPTHTDYFAAGMHMTRPSALERMQQHRRKPYQ, from the coding sequence ATGGCAATCGCAAATGCAGTACAGGTGACGGCGCCTTCAGACCGGCCCATGAAGTGTCCATTGTGTATGAGCATCATCAAGCAAGCACGAAATCTTCGGCGCCATGTATTGAAGCGGCATCTTCCTGCAGCTAGGCGTGGAGAGATTACTGAAGCTGATGTCAAAATTGTTCTAGAAAGGAGTCTGAAGGCTATCACTGTAACGCCTTTGACAGAAGATGAGTTACGGCAGGTACAACAGCGAGTTCGGAAAAAAGGGAAAGGGCGCAAGAAAAAAGGTGTAGCTTCTTTACCAGCAGGTGTTAATGGATCTAATATAAATGAAACCGAAGTAACTATACGGAAGCTTCcccataaaaaaggtaaaaaagacaAATCTGGGAATCAGTCTGCAGCAAATACTAATAATACTGGTATAATTGGTGATGGAGGGAATAGAGAAGACATTTTGCAGGAAGCCTTAGCTGCTCGAGATAAAGATATGACTGGCCAAGGAGTGATGGACTTAGCCACTGGCCAGCAACAGTTACCTCCAATATCTGTAGTGGTCTCTCATACTGCTCCTTCAGGAGGGCAGATGACTCAGCCAATGTCCCTTACTGTCACTCAAACGGCGTCCGGAGTTCATGCTCGTATTCCTGCAGAGGCGGCATTAGGGGCGGGGGTGCGACTTCAAGCTGATTCTCCTCTTCCTTTGCATCGGGACCTTCCAGTAATGACACCTATGGCTTTTGAGCCCCAGGTAACCATCAGTGAAGGAATGATAACCTACCACACCACCTCTCCTTCTCAAGTTCCTGCCCAGACAACTTCTGCGGCACCTGCTTGCTACACACCTACTTCTTATTGGGCACCAACTGGAATGCCAGGCCTATCTCCTGGGACCTTCCAGGCACACCAGAGTGTATTTGCTCCAACACACACAGATTATTTTGCTGCAGGCATGCACATGACTCGGCCGTCTGCATTGGAGCGGATGCAGCAACACCGTAGAAAACCGTACCAGTGA